The following proteins are encoded in a genomic region of Pseudoxanthomonas suwonensis 11-1:
- a CDS encoding MFS transporter, with protein MSPQRRLPLIIATALFIENMDSTAISTSLPQIAAELGTEPVALKLALTTYMLALAVFIPVSGWVADRYGARRIFVGAIAVFLLGSLFCAASSGLGTLVAGRFVQGVGGAMMVPVGRLVLLRSIEKAELVRALSWLTVPAMLGPILGPVLGGAITTYTHWRFIFLINLPMGLLGMWLAWRFVPDLRQPVAKMDWRGFMLSASGLGLAMFGLSAIGRGLMPGAATSLVIVVGFALVFAYVRHARNHPQPLLCLDLLRIPTYRAGVLGGSLFRIGIGATPFLLPLMLQLGFGLDPLQSGLVTFTSTAGAMFMKVVAPRVLHQFGFRPVLVWNGLLASALLAGFGLFRADTPYWLMVGVLLASGCFRSLQFTSINAIAYADISQERMSQASSLAAVAQQVALALGVTIGGYALSMAGTLTGREDGDPVTFMFAFLTVGVISAISIIEMRKLAPHAGAEMAGRAEAGHEVTEPKVEARPQA; from the coding sequence GTGAGTCCGCAGCGTCGTCTACCGCTCATCATCGCCACCGCCCTGTTCATCGAGAACATGGATTCGACGGCGATTTCCACTTCGCTGCCGCAGATCGCGGCCGAGCTGGGGACCGAGCCGGTGGCGCTGAAGCTGGCGCTGACCACCTACATGCTGGCGCTGGCCGTGTTCATTCCGGTCAGTGGCTGGGTTGCAGACCGTTATGGCGCGCGCCGGATCTTCGTCGGCGCGATCGCGGTATTCCTGCTTGGCTCGCTGTTCTGTGCGGCCAGCAGCGGCCTGGGCACGCTGGTAGCCGGGCGCTTCGTGCAGGGCGTGGGCGGGGCGATGATGGTGCCGGTGGGGCGCCTGGTCCTGCTGCGCAGCATCGAGAAGGCCGAGCTGGTGCGGGCGTTGAGCTGGTTGACGGTGCCGGCGATGCTGGGGCCGATCCTCGGGCCGGTGCTGGGTGGCGCGATCACCACGTACACGCACTGGCGTTTCATCTTCCTCATCAACCTGCCGATGGGCCTGCTGGGCATGTGGCTGGCGTGGCGCTTCGTGCCGGACCTGCGCCAGCCGGTAGCGAAGATGGACTGGCGCGGCTTCATGCTTTCGGCCAGTGGCCTGGGCCTGGCGATGTTCGGCCTGTCGGCGATCGGCCGCGGGTTGATGCCGGGCGCGGCGACGTCGCTGGTGATCGTGGTCGGCTTCGCCCTGGTGTTCGCCTACGTGCGGCATGCGCGCAACCATCCGCAGCCGCTGCTGTGCCTGGACCTGCTGCGCATCCCGACCTATCGCGCCGGCGTGCTGGGCGGTTCACTGTTCCGTATCGGCATCGGTGCCACGCCCTTCCTGTTGCCGCTGATGCTGCAGCTCGGGTTCGGCCTGGATCCGCTGCAGTCGGGACTGGTCACGTTCACTTCGACCGCCGGCGCGATGTTCATGAAGGTGGTCGCGCCGCGCGTACTGCACCAGTTCGGCTTCCGCCCGGTACTGGTGTGGAACGGCCTGTTGGCCTCGGCCCTGCTGGCAGGGTTCGGCCTGTTCCGCGCCGATACGCCGTACTGGCTGATGGTGGGCGTGCTGCTGGCCAGCGGCTGCTTCCGTTCCCTGCAGTTCACCAGCATCAACGCCATCGCCTATGCCGACATCAGCCAGGAGCGCATGAGCCAGGCCAGCAGCCTGGCCGCGGTGGCGCAGCAGGTCGCGCTGGCGCTGGGCGTGACCATCGGCGGCTACGCGCTGAGCATGGCGGGCACGCTCACCGGCCGCGAGGACGGCGACCCGGTGACCTTCATGTTCGCCTTCCTCACCGTGGGCGTGATTTCCGCCATCTCGATCATCGAGATGCGCAAGCTGGCGCCCCACGCCGGGGCCGAGATGGCCGGCCGTGCGGAGGCAGGGCATGAGGTGACGGAGCCGAAGGTCGAGGCGAGGCCGCAGGCCTGA
- a CDS encoding MATE family efflux transporter → MDDPLSPALPLTRTDLARKAWPIILANASVPLLGLVDTAVIGHYGSTADLGALALGALLFNFVYWSFGFLRMATTGFVAQAAGAGDEAEVRAALARPLLMGAGLGVAIWLLQWPLVAGYFALMDASTAVAGTGADYFAARVWGAPAALALYALCGALVGLGRSRTLLAVQLLLNGLNAALDVYLAGVLDLGARGIGYGTAIAEWTTCVVAAAVVWRMLRARHRDGEPFLPWARIGDRARLRRTLAANGDIMVRTLCLLAGFGWFARQGAALGDATLAANHLLLQLVSFSAFFLDGFAYVAEAQVGHAVGARDRARFRRAVRLSSELAVATAAMLAAILWLGGGAMVRLLTALPDVAAVALAHLPWVALYVLLSVAAFQLDGVFIGATRTRQMRNAALLSVAVFLLAAWPAAAWWGNHGLWAAFVVFVVARALALVPYYRGLDSELGA, encoded by the coding sequence ATGGATGATCCTCTTTCGCCCGCGCTGCCCCTGACTCGCACCGACCTCGCCCGCAAGGCTTGGCCGATCATCCTGGCCAATGCTTCGGTGCCGCTGCTGGGGCTGGTTGATACAGCGGTGATCGGGCACTACGGCAGCACCGCCGATCTCGGTGCGCTGGCGCTGGGGGCGCTGCTGTTCAACTTCGTCTACTGGAGCTTCGGCTTCCTGCGCATGGCCACCACCGGTTTCGTGGCGCAGGCCGCCGGGGCGGGGGACGAGGCCGAGGTGCGCGCGGCGCTGGCGCGGCCGCTGCTGATGGGCGCGGGGCTGGGCGTGGCGATCTGGCTGCTGCAGTGGCCGCTGGTGGCCGGCTACTTCGCGTTGATGGATGCGAGCACGGCGGTCGCCGGCACCGGCGCCGACTACTTCGCTGCGCGGGTGTGGGGCGCGCCGGCGGCGCTGGCGCTGTATGCGTTGTGCGGCGCGCTGGTCGGGCTCGGACGCAGCCGCACCCTGCTGGCGGTGCAGCTGCTGCTCAATGGGCTAAACGCCGCATTGGACGTGTACCTGGCCGGCGTGCTCGACCTCGGCGCACGCGGCATCGGTTACGGCACGGCCATCGCCGAGTGGACCACCTGCGTGGTCGCCGCGGCGGTGGTGTGGCGGATGCTGCGTGCGCGCCATCGCGACGGCGAGCCGTTCCTGCCCTGGGCACGCATCGGCGACCGCGCGCGGCTGCGGCGGACCCTGGCGGCCAACGGCGACATCATGGTCCGCACCCTGTGCCTGCTGGCGGGCTTCGGCTGGTTCGCGCGCCAAGGCGCGGCGCTGGGCGATGCGACCCTCGCGGCCAACCACCTGCTGCTGCAGCTGGTGTCGTTCAGCGCGTTCTTCCTCGATGGCTTCGCCTACGTGGCCGAAGCGCAGGTGGGGCATGCGGTGGGCGCGCGCGATCGGGCCCGCTTCCGGCGGGCGGTGCGGTTGAGCAGCGAGCTGGCGGTGGCGACGGCGGCAATGCTGGCCGCGATCCTGTGGCTCGGGGGTGGGGCGATGGTGCGCCTGCTGACCGCGCTGCCGGACGTGGCGGCGGTGGCGCTGGCACATCTGCCGTGGGTGGCGCTGTACGTACTGCTATCGGTGGCGGCGTTCCAGCTGGATGGGGTGTTCATCGGCGCCACGCGTACCCGGCAGATGCGCAATGCCGCGCTGCTGTCGGTGGCGGTGTTCCTGCTGGCGGCGTGGCCGGCGGCGGCATGGTGGGGTAACCACGGGCTGTGGGCGGCGTTCGTGGTGTTCGTCGTCGCGCGGGCGCTGGCGTTGGTTCCGTATTACCGGGGGCTCGATTCGGAATTGGGCGCGTAG
- a CDS encoding ATP-binding protein: MAEACADYASLLARLEGAGAVVVAEEGLVGQPPEALTRWVEAQAPWSDLPIVMLTSRVVHERIAAWRQQQIERLGNVTLVERPLQSITLVSVVKAALRARGRQLEVRDLLAAREAAAASLEAEVGQRTAQLHEANTRLRAEMEQRERIEESLRHAQKMEALGQLTGGVAHDFNNLLMVITAGLDMLERSDDPARRQRFIGAMRQASGRGASLTRQLLTFSRRHALHAETASLPALLDNMGELLDRSLRGDVAVDVRLPPDLWPVHVDAGEFEIAILNLAVNARDAMNGSGRITIRAANVVEEGEEGPRGMVRLEVRDTGSGMTDAVKARVFEPFFTTKDVGKGSGLGLAQVYGFAKQSGGRVEIDSAPGKGTAITLLLPRSPHPLPDAGAAPVSADVPVAAPGHCVLLVEDDVEVARLVQEMLRAIGCEVVHAMSARAALGALANGRQIDLVFSDVMMPGGTNGIELAREVRRRRPELPILLTSGFSDPVGPQAQALDIPVLRKPYALDDLREAVQQQLGVGR; encoded by the coding sequence ATGGCCGAGGCCTGCGCGGATTACGCCTCGTTGCTGGCGCGTCTGGAAGGCGCCGGCGCGGTGGTGGTGGCCGAGGAAGGCCTAGTCGGGCAGCCGCCGGAGGCACTGACCCGCTGGGTCGAGGCACAGGCGCCGTGGTCGGACCTGCCGATCGTGATGCTCACCAGCCGCGTGGTGCACGAACGCATCGCCGCGTGGCGGCAGCAGCAGATCGAACGCCTGGGCAACGTGACCCTGGTGGAGCGGCCGCTGCAGTCGATCACCCTGGTGAGCGTGGTCAAGGCTGCGCTGCGCGCGCGCGGCCGCCAGCTGGAAGTGCGCGACCTGCTGGCGGCGCGCGAGGCCGCCGCGGCCAGCCTGGAGGCCGAGGTCGGGCAACGCACGGCGCAGCTGCACGAGGCCAACACCCGCCTGCGCGCGGAGATGGAGCAGCGCGAGCGCATCGAGGAGTCGCTGCGCCACGCGCAGAAGATGGAGGCGCTGGGCCAGCTCACCGGCGGCGTCGCCCACGACTTCAACAACCTGCTGATGGTGATCACCGCGGGCCTGGACATGCTGGAGCGCAGCGACGATCCGGCCCGCCGCCAGCGCTTCATCGGCGCCATGCGCCAGGCCAGCGGCCGCGGCGCCTCGCTCACCCGGCAACTGCTGACTTTCTCCCGGCGGCATGCGCTGCACGCCGAGACTGCCTCGCTGCCGGCGTTGCTGGACAATATGGGCGAGTTGCTGGACCGCAGCCTGCGTGGAGACGTCGCGGTGGACGTGCGCCTGCCGCCGGACCTGTGGCCGGTGCACGTGGATGCCGGCGAGTTCGAGATCGCGATCCTCAACCTGGCGGTCAATGCGCGCGATGCGATGAACGGCAGCGGCCGCATCACCATCCGCGCCGCGAACGTGGTCGAGGAAGGCGAGGAAGGCCCGCGCGGGATGGTGCGGCTGGAAGTGCGCGACACCGGCTCCGGCATGACCGACGCGGTCAAGGCTCGGGTGTTCGAGCCGTTCTTCACCACCAAGGACGTGGGCAAGGGCTCGGGCCTGGGCCTGGCGCAGGTATACGGCTTTGCCAAGCAGTCCGGCGGACGGGTGGAGATCGACTCCGCGCCAGGCAAGGGCACGGCCATCACCCTGCTGCTCCCGCGCTCGCCGCATCCGCTGCCGGATGCGGGCGCGGCTCCGGTGTCCGCGGACGTGCCGGTGGCCGCGCCCGGGCATTGCGTGCTGCTGGTGGAGGACGACGTGGAAGTGGCCCGCCTGGTGCAGGAGATGCTGCGCGCCATCGGCTGCGAGGTGGTGCACGCGATGAGCGCGCGTGCCGCCCTCGGTGCCCTGGCCAACGGCCGCCAGATCGACCTGGTGTTCTCCGACGTGATGATGCCCGGCGGCACCAACGGCATCGAACTGGCGCGCGAGGTCCGCCGCCGCCGCCCCGAGCTGCCGATCCTGCTGACCAGCGGCTTCTCCGACCCGGTCGGCCCACAAGCCCAGGCCCTCGACATCCCCGTGCTGCGCAAACCCTACGCCCTCGACGACCTGCGCGAGGCGGTGCAGCAGCAGCTGGGGGTGGGGCGGTAG
- a CDS encoding ATPase domain-containing protein — protein MQDGSGRSTGTRISTGNPGLDDILGGGLDPYRLYLYEGRPGAGKTTLALEFLLEGASRGERVLYITLSESQRELELVAERHGWDLSGVDVVEMVPSEAMLEQEQEITLLHPAEAELGQTTRLVLERVEQVNPVRVVIDSLSELRLLAQNSLRYRRQVLALKQFFANRNCTVVLLDDMTSNEGDLQLHSISHGVVLLEQLVIDYGAERRRLRVMKMRGIAFRGGYHDMKIVRGGTEVYPRLVASEHHTEFTGDYTPSGNAALDQMLGGGLERGTNALLIGAAGVGKSSLSLTYIMAAAARGERVALFAFDEGRGTVVARSRALGMDLEAAMASGRVLFQQIDPAEMSPGEFASIVRRRVEEDGVRLVVIDSLNGYLNAMPDGRFLILQMHELLTYLAQQGVVTLLVLAQHGLVGPTEAPLDISYLSDAVVMLRYFEHAGMVRRAMSVVKKRSGYHEQTIREFQLGPRGLVVGPPLTEFSGVLAGVPIYTGSDEPLLPGEYHAGA, from the coding sequence ATGCAGGACGGCTCCGGCCGCAGTACCGGCACCCGTATCTCCACGGGCAATCCGGGCCTGGACGACATCCTTGGCGGAGGCCTGGATCCGTACCGGCTCTATCTCTACGAAGGGCGCCCCGGCGCCGGCAAGACGACCCTCGCCCTGGAGTTCCTGCTCGAGGGCGCCAGCCGCGGCGAGCGGGTGCTCTATATCACCCTGTCCGAGAGCCAGCGCGAGCTGGAACTGGTGGCCGAACGCCATGGCTGGGACCTGTCCGGCGTGGACGTGGTCGAGATGGTGCCGTCCGAAGCCATGCTCGAGCAGGAGCAGGAGATCACCCTGCTGCACCCGGCCGAGGCCGAGCTGGGGCAGACCACGCGCCTGGTCCTGGAGCGCGTCGAGCAGGTCAATCCGGTGCGGGTGGTGATCGACAGCCTGTCCGAGCTGCGCCTGCTGGCGCAGAACTCGCTGCGCTACCGCCGCCAGGTGCTGGCGCTCAAGCAGTTCTTCGCCAACCGCAATTGCACGGTGGTACTGCTCGACGACATGACCTCCAACGAGGGCGACCTGCAGCTGCACTCGATCTCCCACGGCGTCGTCCTGCTGGAGCAGCTGGTGATCGATTACGGCGCCGAGCGCCGCAGGCTGCGGGTGATGAAGATGCGCGGCATCGCCTTCCGCGGCGGCTACCACGACATGAAGATCGTGCGTGGCGGGACCGAGGTGTATCCACGCCTGGTCGCCTCCGAGCATCACACCGAGTTCACCGGTGACTACACGCCCAGCGGCAACGCCGCGCTGGACCAGATGCTCGGTGGTGGCCTGGAGCGCGGCACCAACGCGCTGCTGATCGGCGCCGCCGGTGTCGGCAAGTCCTCCCTGAGCCTCACCTACATCATGGCCGCAGCCGCACGCGGCGAGCGGGTCGCGCTGTTCGCGTTCGACGAGGGTCGCGGCACGGTCGTCGCGCGCTCGCGGGCGCTGGGAATGGACCTGGAAGCGGCGATGGCCTCCGGCCGGGTGTTGTTCCAGCAGATCGACCCGGCGGAGATGTCGCCGGGCGAGTTCGCCTCCATCGTGCGCCGGCGCGTGGAGGAGGACGGCGTGCGGCTGGTGGTGATCGACAGCCTCAACGGCTATCTCAACGCCATGCCGGACGGGCGCTTCCTGATCCTGCAGATGCACGAACTGCTGACCTACCTGGCCCAGCAGGGCGTGGTCACCCTGCTGGTACTGGCGCAGCACGGCCTGGTTGGTCCTACCGAGGCGCCACTGGACATCAGCTACCTCAGCGACGCGGTGGTGATGTTGCGCTACTTCGAGCACGCGGGCATGGTGCGGCGCGCGATGTCGGTGGTGAAGAAGCGCAGCGGCTACCACGAGCAGACCATCCGCGAGTTCCAGCTCGGGCCGCGCGGCCTGGTGGTGGGACCGCCGCTGACCGAGTTCAGTGGCGTGCTGGCCGGCGTGCCCATCTACACCGGCAGCGACGAGCCGTTGTTGCCCGGCGAATACCATGCCGGCGCGTAG
- a CDS encoding spermine synthase codes for MTIANGHRAGLRPHRPPVTPASSTTLLADEHTGLQHAVVTRHPRFGGQLFLDDDLQISESDVAYGVAMTSPLLALRRLERVAILGGGDGGVLAELLRTLEPLDALPSELTMVEIDARVMELCREHLPALCAGAFDNPHARIVTGDAFAWIAQARDLDAVVYDLTMDPVREGQSRAEFITGIIGHIARALRPGGMLSMQCCGHGRDDPADRALRREVLPLIRQAVDAHFVERCEQDVLVPSYQDLWTFLSARKP; via the coding sequence TTGACCATAGCCAACGGCCACCGCGCCGGTCTCCGCCCGCATCGCCCGCCGGTTACGCCGGCCAGCTCCACCACCCTGCTCGCCGATGAACATACCGGCCTGCAGCACGCGGTCGTCACCCGCCACCCGCGCTTCGGGGGCCAGCTGTTCCTCGACGACGACCTGCAGATCTCCGAATCCGACGTCGCCTACGGCGTGGCCATGACCAGCCCCCTGCTGGCCCTGCGCCGGCTCGAGCGCGTGGCCATCCTCGGCGGCGGCGACGGCGGCGTGCTCGCCGAACTGCTCCGCACCCTCGAACCGCTGGACGCGCTGCCGTCCGAACTGACCATGGTCGAGATCGACGCCCGGGTCATGGAGCTGTGCCGCGAGCACCTGCCTGCCCTCTGCGCCGGCGCCTTCGACAACCCGCACGCGCGCATCGTCACCGGCGACGCCTTCGCCTGGATCGCCCAGGCCCGCGACCTCGACGCGGTGGTCTACGACCTGACCATGGACCCGGTCCGCGAGGGCCAGTCCCGCGCCGAGTTCATCACCGGCATCATCGGCCACATCGCCCGCGCCCTGCGCCCCGGCGGGATGCTGAGCATGCAGTGCTGCGGCCACGGCCGCGACGATCCCGCCGACCGCGCCCTGCGCCGCGAGGTCCTGCCGCTGATCCGCCAGGCGGTGGACGCGCACTTCGTCGAACGCTGCGAACAGGACGTGCTGGTCCCCTCCTACCAGGACCTGTGGACCTTCCTCAGCGCAAGGAAGCCCTGA
- a CDS encoding beta-lactamase hydrolase domain-containing protein, protein MLAMSFVLAGCAGMAGTRRGAAEGKGDAEVGLVTALVMAAAEDPLSRFASPVDGIRSGGRIGAADLPALQAAGITRVIDLTPDAETPDFDEAAVVRAAGLRYDNLPIGGPGDLDREAVRKFDALLAGVDGPTLVHCASGNRVGALAALRAAWLHGANAEAAIAEGRRWGLTGLEPVVRERLQRELCLARATDAAQCEAGYGENRGQSAISPHSGMPRHGAGRTNRPYQG, encoded by the coding sequence ATGCTGGCGATGTCGTTCGTGCTGGCAGGCTGTGCGGGTATGGCGGGGACGCGCCGTGGTGCGGCGGAAGGGAAGGGCGACGCTGAGGTCGGACTCGTGACGGCGCTGGTGATGGCCGCGGCGGAGGATCCCCTCTCGCGCTTCGCCTCGCCCGTCGATGGCATCCGCTCCGGCGGCCGGATCGGCGCCGCCGACCTGCCTGCGCTCCAGGCGGCCGGCATCACCCGGGTGATCGATCTCACCCCTGATGCGGAAACCCCCGATTTCGACGAGGCCGCCGTCGTGCGTGCCGCCGGCCTGCGTTACGACAACCTGCCGATCGGCGGGCCGGGCGACCTGGATCGCGAGGCGGTGCGGAAGTTCGACGCGCTGCTGGCCGGCGTGGACGGTCCGACCCTCGTGCACTGCGCCAGCGGCAACCGCGTCGGCGCACTGGCCGCGCTGCGAGCGGCGTGGCTGCATGGCGCCAATGCCGAGGCCGCGATCGCCGAAGGCCGGCGCTGGGGCCTGACCGGACTGGAACCGGTCGTGCGCGAACGCCTCCAGCGCGAGCTGTGCCTGGCCCGGGCCACCGACGCCGCGCAGTGCGAGGCCGGCTATGGGGAAAACCGGGGTCAGAGTGCAATTTCGCCGCATAGCGGGATGCCGCGTCATGGGGCTGGGAGAACGAACCGGCCATACCAAGGATAG
- a CDS encoding thioredoxin family protein, with protein sequence MPYTNTYLEAEPTRAEVDAREGVQLLEFGAPWCPHCQGAQAAVEAFVSEHPLAQHAKIEDGRGKPLGRSFKVKLWPTLVLLLDGEELARVVRPITHEDLEPLRAAMVGG encoded by the coding sequence ATGCCCTACACCAACACCTATCTGGAAGCCGAACCGACCCGCGCCGAGGTGGATGCGCGCGAGGGCGTGCAGCTGCTCGAGTTCGGCGCGCCGTGGTGCCCGCACTGCCAGGGTGCGCAGGCGGCGGTCGAGGCCTTCGTGTCCGAGCACCCGCTGGCGCAACACGCCAAGATCGAGGACGGCCGCGGCAAGCCGCTGGGCCGCTCGTTCAAGGTCAAGCTGTGGCCGACCCTGGTGCTGCTGCTCGATGGCGAGGAGCTGGCGCGGGTGGTGCGGCCGATCACCCACGAGGACCTGGAGCCGCTGCGTGCGGCGATGGTCGGAGGCTGA
- a CDS encoding ABC transporter substrate-binding protein, translating to MRGLPASAALALFALAVTTGCGPYPRDSDDLSELAAKDAMRVGASDDPPWVRVAPDGSVSGPEAELVQRFAKAHGYRLEWKPGGHDALMLDLERARLHAVIGGHDPDSPWKPEVGWSRPLGLRASPDGPMPERRIALPPGQSAWHYAFDQYLVDHEGAQ from the coding sequence ATGCGTGGTCTTCCTGCTTCCGCTGCGTTGGCCCTGTTCGCACTAGCGGTGACGACCGGCTGCGGTCCCTATCCCCGCGATTCCGACGACCTCAGCGAGCTTGCCGCCAAGGACGCCATGCGCGTCGGCGCCAGCGACGATCCGCCCTGGGTACGCGTCGCGCCGGATGGCAGCGTCTCCGGCCCGGAGGCGGAACTCGTGCAGCGCTTCGCGAAGGCGCATGGCTATCGCCTGGAGTGGAAGCCCGGCGGCCACGACGCGCTGATGCTCGACCTCGAGCGCGCCCGCCTGCACGCGGTGATCGGCGGCCACGACCCCGACTCGCCGTGGAAACCCGAGGTCGGCTGGTCGCGTCCGCTGGGCCTGCGCGCCTCGCCCGATGGCCCCATGCCCGAGCGCCGCATCGCCCTGCCCCCGGGCCAGTCGGCCTGGCATTACGCCTTCGACCAGTACCTCGTCGACCACGAGGGCGCCCAATGA
- a CDS encoding cation transporter: protein MNRDARRPPPRELPQEQSEALRRAERLCWWTLVVMGLVATMMYFVMGGSQAMKTALVEDILSLVPPAAFLVASRFRRKGVDEEYTTGRERAFDINFLISSVALTGVGLALVYDGLHTLLTATRPVVGTMVFGGKVVWQGWIMMAAMVISVVPPVILGRKKMKLAEQLSLKPLHTDADVGKADWMTGLAGIAGVAGIGMGWWWADAAAALFIAASVLHDGSSNLRAAVRDLHDARPQKLDRSDPDPLPDELCRRISALPWVEGCAVRLHEEGFHLSGIVLLDNASLSAAQAEEIRQLARSMNWRVDAVDVTLR, encoded by the coding sequence ATGAACCGCGACGCCCGCCGCCCGCCTCCACGCGAACTGCCCCAGGAGCAGAGCGAAGCCCTGCGCCGCGCCGAGCGCCTGTGCTGGTGGACTCTCGTCGTCATGGGCCTGGTCGCGACGATGATGTACTTCGTGATGGGCGGCTCGCAGGCGATGAAGACCGCCCTGGTCGAGGACATCCTAAGCCTGGTGCCGCCGGCCGCGTTCCTGGTCGCCAGCCGCTTCCGCCGCAAGGGCGTGGACGAGGAATACACCACCGGCCGCGAGCGCGCGTTCGACATCAACTTCCTGATCTCGTCGGTGGCGCTGACCGGCGTCGGCCTGGCCCTGGTCTACGACGGCCTGCACACCCTGCTGACCGCCACCCGCCCGGTGGTGGGAACGATGGTGTTCGGTGGCAAGGTGGTGTGGCAAGGCTGGATCATGATGGCGGCGATGGTCATCTCGGTGGTGCCGCCGGTGATCCTGGGCCGCAAGAAGATGAAGCTGGCCGAGCAGCTGAGCCTCAAACCGCTGCACACCGATGCCGACGTGGGCAAGGCCGACTGGATGACCGGCCTGGCAGGCATTGCCGGCGTGGCCGGGATCGGCATGGGCTGGTGGTGGGCCGACGCCGCCGCAGCGCTGTTCATCGCCGCCAGCGTGCTCCACGACGGCAGCAGCAACCTCCGCGCGGCAGTGCGCGACCTCCACGACGCCCGCCCGCAGAAGCTGGACCGCAGCGATCCCGACCCCTTGCCCGACGAGCTGTGCCGCCGGATCTCGGCCCTGCCCTGGGTCGAAGGCTGCGCCGTGCGCCTGCACGAGGAAGGCTTCCACCTCTCCGGCATCGTGCTGCTGGACAACGCCAGCCTCAGTGCCGCACAGGCCGAAGAGATCAGGCAGCTCGCACGGTCGATGAACTGGCGGGTCGACGCAGTCGACGTGACCCTGCGCTAG
- a CDS encoding DUF2058 domain-containing protein, whose amino-acid sequence MAKAINPLQEQLLKAGLVKKSKVAQVAREQAKARNAKGGGAGPSEIELEAQRARAEKAERDRALEAERKAQAQRRELQAQARQIVRDRKLPRSGELEYRFTAGGVIRTLLVDEDQRRKLASGALVIVAAGEGYELLPRVAADQVRQRDESMIVVDHGQASTEAIDPDDEDAAYYAQFKVPDDLMW is encoded by the coding sequence ATGGCCAAGGCCATCAACCCCCTCCAGGAACAGCTGCTCAAGGCCGGGCTGGTCAAGAAGTCCAAGGTGGCGCAGGTGGCGCGCGAGCAGGCCAAGGCGCGCAATGCCAAGGGCGGCGGGGCCGGCCCCAGCGAGATCGAGCTGGAGGCGCAGCGTGCGCGGGCCGAGAAGGCCGAGCGCGACCGGGCGCTGGAAGCCGAGCGCAAGGCGCAGGCGCAGCGTCGCGAGCTGCAGGCCCAGGCCAGGCAGATCGTGCGCGACCGCAAGCTGCCGCGCAGTGGCGAGCTGGAGTACCGCTTCACCGCCGGCGGGGTGATCCGGACCCTGCTGGTGGACGAGGACCAGCGCCGCAAGCTGGCCTCCGGCGCGCTGGTGATCGTCGCGGCGGGCGAAGGCTACGAGCTGCTGCCGCGGGTGGCGGCCGACCAGGTGCGCCAGCGCGACGAGTCCATGATCGTGGTCGACCACGGCCAGGCCTCGACCGAGGCCATCGACCCGGACGACGAGGACGCAGCGTACTACGCCCAGTTCAAGGTGCCGGACGATCTGATGTGGTGA